ACAAAAACAACTTATAAATCTAAAGAAACAGTGCAAGGGAGGTTTATCCCAAGATGATTGTGGCATTATTAAAGAGTTATCTAATAAAAAAAGATACAAAAAAAGTAGACATAATCATATCTCTTTAGATAATAAGATTCATAAAAAATAGTTACTCGATTACATTATTTTAAAAACTTCTTTTTTAAGTATTCAGACTTCTCATAAGTAGTTTTTAAAGATTTAGCAGATGGGCTTCTAAGTCCCATCTTAATTATATTCCTGTTTTTAAGATTATCCTGTAAATCATTTTTTTCAATAAATTGATCAATGAAACTCTCTAACTCTTGGATATTCACAACTCCTCCATATATTTATAGTACTAAGTATTATAATAGACATAATTCTATATAATTTCAAGGAACTGTTGTTTAATTAGGTATTTATAATTAGTACACTAACTATAAATACCTGTTTATCAATTAAAATTTAAATTTTGATAACTCTACTTATAAAATGTCATTACTCTGTTTTAAATCTTTGAATCTCAGACTCTAAATCTGTAGTATTATTAGAAAGATCTAATGCAAGTTTTTTAATGGTTTCTGAGCCATTAGCAATACTTGAGCTGTCTCCAGAAATAGCAGTAACCTTATCTAAAACACTTTGGGATATATCTTTTATCAGTTTTATTGCTAGGCTCATATCAATAGCGCCTTGCTTCATATCTACAGCTCCATCCCTTACTTTAGTACTTACATCTTGAAGAATATACATAGCTTCAATTATCTGCTCTCCACCATTTGATAACTCTTCTGTAGCAAGGTTAATTTCAGATAGTGCTTCAGAAACAGATTTAACCTCGGAGTTAATCTCTAAAAAGGCACTGTTTGTTTCACTACTAGCACTTGTGGCTTGATTAACTTGGGCCCTTATATTTTCAAGAACCTTTGTAATTGAAGAAGCATTACTTCCAGTGGATTCTGAGAGTTTCCTTATTTCATCTGCAACAACAGCGAATCCCTTTCCCTCATCACCTGCATGGGCAGCTTCTATTGCAGCATTCATCGATAGCAAACTTGTTTGAGAAGCAATATCGTTTATTATTGTTACCATATTAGATATTTCACTTACACTATCGTGGATATCATTAACCAAGGAGTTCATTAGAGTTACTTTCTCTCCACCTACCCTAGTTGTTTCGACAAGTCTAAGTGTAGATTCATACTTGTTAGTTGTTATTCCTGATACATTTTTTAAAGATGCAACCATTTCATTAACAGAGGCTGTAGACTCTTCAACAGCGCTAACCTGGTTCTCAACTTCCCGATCTAACTCCTCTAAGCTATTCTCTATTTTTTTCTCAATTGTTAAGCTATTAGTAACTTCATTATCAAGCTTAAATATCTCGTTAGTAATATTCTCAACATTAACAGATATTTTAAGGCTGGTCTCTGCAGACTCCTTAGCCTCATCATTTAGAATATTTTTTATTTTCTGGGTTTCTGCTGATCTTAGTTTTATATTACCAACAATCTGCCTTAAGCTAGAAACAAACTCATTTATACCACTAGCTAACTCCCCAACTTCATCATCACTTTTAATTGAAATTTTTTGAGTTAAATCCCCTTCCCCTTCAGAGAGAATTAAAATCTTTTTATTTAAGGATTTTAAAGGTGAGCTTGCCATCTTTGTTAATAGAGAGATAATTACTATTGAAAGTATTAAACCTACTAACACAGATGTTATAATTAATATTCTATCCATATTTTTAACTGGTGTCATATATGGATCAACATAAACTGATGCACAATAAATATTATTCCCAGCCTTTGCATATGACATAAACTTATTTTCATTATTAAAATTGTAGTAGAAGTTACCTCTATCACCCTCAAGTAGTTTTTTGCCCCAAT
Above is a genomic segment from Thiospirochaeta perfilievii containing:
- a CDS encoding methyl-accepting chemotaxis protein; the encoded protein is MKFSLSSKILLPSLFILFLGLFTVSFIAHNTTKKILTEDLITSTKFSLEVLISQSLDRNNQVEVISRAMADNYIQIAQLLAIYLGDNAENISTEEYAKIAENIGVDEIHVTDENGVLMWGSVPGFFGFDFNTTDQTKPFIKILNDNKYTLAQEPQLRGTDNLLFQYIGVSRVDKPGIVQIGMSAHVVQEVLKRVDLQNLIDTFQVDEYGGSTFIIDNSGVTLKHKNRDFIGVNVSEDYDWGKKLLEGDRGNFYYNFNNENKFMSYAKAGNNIYCASVYVDPYMTPVKNMDRILIITSVLVGLILSIVIISLLTKMASSPLKSLNKKILILSEGEGDLTQKISIKSDDEVGELASGINEFVSSLRQIVGNIKLRSAETQKIKNILNDEAKESAETSLKISVNVENITNEIFKLDNEVTNSLTIEKKIENSLEELDREVENQVSAVEESTASVNEMVASLKNVSGITTNKYESTLRLVETTRVGGEKVTLMNSLVNDIHDSVSEISNMVTIINDIASQTSLLSMNAAIEAAHAGDEGKGFAVVADEIRKLSESTGSNASSITKVLENIRAQVNQATSASSETNSAFLEINSEVKSVSEALSEINLATEELSNGGEQIIEAMYILQDVSTKVRDGAVDMKQGAIDMSLAIKLIKDISQSVLDKVTAISGDSSSIANGSETIKKLALDLSNNTTDLESEIQRFKTE